A window of Aerococcus urinae contains these coding sequences:
- a CDS encoding DUF3899 domain-containing protein: MISTMKKNKGLLLVSILSILPLLQLLIESSYPWARRLSDSYFILSACFLIPSLAGWILKAGTFDTFQSMWKKYGPRLWKAAPDPSPVSTEDSDKENYLSTHIGPWYRKGLAIGSFFLVLSLVFLLLYYLF, translated from the coding sequence ATGATATCAACTATGAAAAAAAATAAAGGCCTTCTTTTGGTCAGTATATTAAGTATCTTGCCACTCCTTCAATTACTGATTGAGTCCAGCTATCCATGGGCCAGACGCTTAAGTGACAGTTACTTTATACTTTCCGCTTGTTTTTTGATTCCCTCCCTTGCTGGTTGGATATTAAAAGCCGGTACCTTTGATACGTTTCAATCCATGTGGAAGAAATATGGCCCGAGGCTGTGGAAGGCAGCTCCCGATCCATCTCCAGTCAGCACAGAAGATTCTGACAAAGAAAACTATCTGTCGACTCACATCGGACCTTGGTACCGCAAAGGTCTAGCCATAGGAAGTTTTTTCCTAGTTTTATCACTTGTATTCCTATTACTATACTACTTATTTTAG
- the opp3b gene encoding oligopeptide ABC transporter permease, translating to MKSYGKFLLRRIFFMVLTLFLIATITFFLMKLLPGTPYTNEDKLSPEQIYIMNERYGLNDPVFVQYIRYILGMLKGDFGVSFQFNNTPVSELLGARIWPSIQLGAQALLVGTVIGTIFGVISAMYRNTWIDSGLTFLSILGQSIPNFVFAVLLQLIFAVKLGWFPIALWDSGLWSSVLPTIALSISPLANSARFVRTEMVDVLNSDYIELARAKGLSQTKVAFKHGVRNALIPLVTILGPLSVALMTGSMVVENIFAIPGIGEQFVKSITTNDYPTIMGVTMFYSTALVVILLIVDILYGIIDPRIRVSTEGGR from the coding sequence ATGAAATCATATGGCAAGTTTCTATTAAGAAGAATATTCTTTATGGTTTTGACCTTATTTCTAATTGCAACGATCACATTTTTCTTAATGAAGCTCTTACCGGGAACGCCTTATACTAATGAAGATAAGCTTTCTCCTGAGCAGATTTATATTATGAATGAACGTTATGGCTTAAACGACCCAGTATTTGTGCAATATATTCGCTATATTTTAGGAATGCTGAAGGGCGACTTTGGGGTGTCATTCCAATTTAATAATACCCCTGTGTCTGAATTATTAGGCGCTCGGATTTGGCCTTCCATCCAATTAGGGGCCCAAGCCTTACTGGTAGGGACCGTGATTGGGACTATTTTTGGGGTTATTTCAGCCATGTATCGGAATACTTGGATTGATTCCGGACTAACCTTTCTCTCGATCCTAGGGCAATCGATCCCTAACTTTGTTTTCGCCGTCCTCTTACAGCTGATTTTTGCTGTTAAGCTGGGCTGGTTCCCGATTGCTCTATGGGATAGCGGCTTGTGGTCCTCAGTCTTACCGACCATTGCGCTTTCGATTTCGCCATTGGCCAACTCAGCGCGTTTTGTGCGTACTGAGATGGTGGATGTCTTGAATTCTGACTATATCGAATTAGCTCGGGCTAAGGGACTTAGTCAAACCAAGGTGGCCTTTAAACATGGGGTACGGAATGCCTTGATTCCTTTGGTAACCATCCTCGGGCCTCTGTCTGTGGCCTTGATGACTGGTTCCATGGTGGTGGAGAATATCTTTGCTATCCCAGGGATTGGGGAACAATTTGTTAAATCCATTACCACTAATGACTACCCAACCATTATGGGTGTGACCATGTTCTACTCAACCGCCTTGGTGGTTATCCTATTAATTGTTGATATCCTATACGGAATCATTGACCCACGTATCCGTGTAAGTACTGAAGGAGGGCGTTAA